In a genomic window of Streptomyces pristinaespiralis:
- a CDS encoding SpoIIE family protein phosphatase: protein MDEDTSGRPGPGGDGPDDLPWWILEQLPVPVVFFDRPARLVSANQATLRSVAKPLEQLVGLRPGEVEPGVLIRGTENLEAVVEQVIASGESRTYETLIRPDPGPESVWTAVISPVKDGSGHVHGCTVVTLDTTELYRARERMTVLNEASLRIGSTLDVGRTAEELAELATETFADFVTVDLLAPVLVGDEPGTLEPGTTIVFHRAAQHSVLAGCPESVMPVGARHTFARESALGQVLLRGEAVRFTVDEDSLRLWEPAEPDRVRSIREHGIHSSMVAPLTARRITLGIAVFSRHRTPEPFDDDDLLLAGELAARAAVAVDNARRYTREHATALALQRSLLPRRSARQQAVEVASRYVPNMTGAGIGGDWFEVIALSGARVALVVGDVVGHGVQASATMGRLRTAVRTLADVDLAPDELLTQLDDLVLKLDREESLDPAGGSSVAGATCLYAVYDPVSGRCTMARAGHPEPVLVRPDGSAAQLPLPGGPPLGVGGLPFEAAEFDLPERSILALYTDGLIETPGRDIDAALVALRETLARPARSLEATCDAVMAALLPERPGDDIALLLARVVRLDADHHVSWDLPAEASIVSRARKNVARQLERWGLDDAVFTTEVIVSELVTNAIRYGGAPIRLRLIRDTSLICEVSDGSSTAPHLRRARMFDEGGRGLLLVASLTECWGTRYSPTGKTIWAEQALPGA from the coding sequence ATGGACGAAGACACGAGCGGCCGGCCGGGCCCCGGCGGGGACGGTCCCGACGACCTGCCGTGGTGGATCCTCGAGCAGTTACCCGTCCCCGTGGTCTTCTTCGACCGGCCTGCCCGGCTCGTGTCCGCCAACCAGGCCACCCTGCGGTCGGTGGCCAAGCCCTTGGAGCAGCTCGTCGGTCTGCGGCCGGGGGAGGTGGAACCGGGGGTGCTGATCAGGGGCACGGAGAACCTCGAAGCCGTGGTCGAACAGGTGATCGCGAGCGGCGAGAGTCGCACCTACGAAACCCTCATCCGCCCCGACCCCGGTCCCGAGAGCGTATGGACGGCGGTCATCAGCCCGGTCAAGGACGGCTCCGGTCATGTGCACGGCTGCACGGTGGTGACCCTCGACACCACCGAGCTGTACCGCGCCCGCGAACGCATGACCGTCCTCAACGAGGCCAGCCTGCGCATCGGCAGCACGCTGGACGTCGGACGCACGGCAGAGGAACTGGCCGAGCTGGCCACGGAGACCTTCGCCGACTTCGTCACCGTGGACCTCCTCGCCCCCGTGCTCGTCGGCGACGAACCCGGCACCCTGGAGCCCGGAACCACCATCGTGTTCCACCGGGCCGCCCAGCACTCGGTCCTGGCGGGCTGTCCGGAGTCGGTGATGCCCGTCGGCGCGCGGCACACCTTCGCCAGGGAATCGGCGCTGGGGCAGGTGCTCCTCCGGGGCGAAGCCGTTCGCTTCACCGTCGACGAGGACTCGCTGCGGCTGTGGGAGCCGGCCGAGCCCGACCGGGTGCGCAGCATCCGCGAACACGGCATCCACTCCTCCATGGTTGCTCCGCTCACCGCGCGCCGCATCACCCTGGGAATCGCCGTGTTCTCCCGGCACCGCACGCCCGAACCCTTCGACGACGACGATCTGCTGCTCGCCGGGGAACTCGCCGCACGGGCCGCCGTGGCCGTGGACAACGCCCGCCGCTACACCCGTGAACACGCCACCGCCCTCGCGCTGCAGCGCAGTCTGCTGCCCCGGAGGTCGGCCAGGCAGCAGGCGGTCGAGGTCGCCTCCCGCTATGTGCCCAACATGACGGGCGCCGGCATCGGCGGTGACTGGTTCGAGGTCATCGCCCTGTCGGGCGCCCGGGTCGCCCTGGTGGTCGGCGACGTCGTCGGGCACGGCGTGCAGGCGTCGGCGACCATGGGCCGGCTGCGTACCGCCGTGCGCACGCTCGCCGACGTGGACCTCGCACCCGACGAACTGCTCACCCAGCTCGACGACCTGGTGCTGAAACTGGACCGGGAGGAGTCGCTGGACCCCGCGGGCGGCTCCTCCGTCGCCGGCGCGACCTGTCTGTACGCCGTGTACGACCCCGTCTCCGGCCGGTGCACCATGGCCCGGGCGGGTCACCCGGAGCCGGTGCTCGTCCGTCCCGACGGCAGCGCCGCCCAGCTCCCGCTGCCGGGCGGTCCGCCGCTCGGAGTGGGCGGACTGCCCTTCGAGGCGGCGGAGTTCGACCTGCCGGAGCGCAGCATCCTCGCGCTGTACACCGACGGCCTGATCGAGACCCCGGGGCGGGACATCGACGCCGCGCTCGTCGCGCTGCGCGAGACGCTCGCCCGTCCCGCCCGGTCGCTGGAGGCCACCTGCGACGCCGTGATGGCGGCCCTGCTGCCCGAGCGGCCGGGCGACGACATCGCGCTTCTTCTCGCCCGCGTGGTCCGCCTCGACGCGGATCACCATGTGTCCTGGGACCTGCCCGCGGAAGCGTCCATCGTCTCGCGGGCGCGCAAGAACGTCGCCCGACAGCTGGAGCGATGGGGCCTGGACGACGCCGTGTTCACCACGGAAGTGATCGTCAGCGAACTCGTCACCAACGCCATCCGCTACGGCGGCGCCCCGATCCGGCTGCGCCTCATCCGCGACACCTCCCTGATCTGCGAGGTGTCCGACGGCAGCAGCACCGCTCCCCATCTGCGCCGCGCCCGCATGTTCGACGAGGGCGGCCGGGGACTGCTGCTCGTCGCGAGTCTCACCGAGTGCTGGGGCACCCGGTACAGCCCGACGGGCAAGACGATCTGGGCGGAGCAGGCGCTGCCGGGCGCGTGA